CCGAACGGGCCGTCTATCGGGCGCAGGCCGAAGGCGCGGCACGCCACCGTCATCCGCGTGATGGCGGCGTGCCACTGGTCGCCGGGGTAGTCGGGGTTGAGGCCGCCGATGTTGACGGTGCGCGCGCGGTTGCTGGCGGCGTAGTCGGCGACGCCGAAATGCAGCGCCTCAAGCCGCGTGCACGGCGACGCCGCGATGCGCTCGACATTGGCCATGCCGAGCGCCGTCTCAATCAGCGCCTCGAGGCCGATGCGGTGGCCGATGCCCTTGGCCTCCTCGATTTGCGACACCATCACATCCACGGTGTAGAGGTCGTCGGGCACGCCGACTTTCGGCACCAGGATGGTGTCCAGATGCTGTCCGGCCTGTTCGACGACATCCACGACATCGCGGTACATGTAATGCGTGTCAAGGCCGTTGATTCGCACCGACACGGTCTTGCCGGCGTTCTTCCAGTCAAGCGAGTTGAGCGCCTCGATGATGTTCTTGCGCGCCTGCAACTTGTCGTCGGGGGCGACGGCGTCTTCCAGGTCGAGGAACACATAGTCGGCGTCGCAGGCAAGCGCCTTTTCAATCATGCGCGGGTTGGAACCGGGCACCGCCAGTTCGCTGCGCTGCAAGCGCTCGCGCGCCGGTTCAAATCTTGTGTGGCTCATCGCGTGTTCTCCGGCACGGCGCGGACGGCGGACTTGCGGGCCTTGCGCGCCGGCAATCTTGTGTGGTTCATCTTTGCGTCCCCTGCGTCAGCGCCGCACGATGGCGGATTTGGACGCCTTGCGGCGGCCTTTCTTCGGCGCCGGCGCCGCTTTCGCGCTGGACAGTTTGGCTTTCAGCGGCGGCGCCGTGCGGCGGTAGTATTCCAGCGCGGCGCCGACGCCCGCGCCCGGCTCGATGCGAAGCCCGGCGTCGCGCATCGCCATCTCGGCGGTGGCCAGCGCCGCCAGCACCGAAGTCTCGTTGTGGTCGCCCAGGTGGCCGATGCGAAACGCCTTGCCGGCCAGCACCGACAGCCCGGCGCCGAGCGACAGGTTGTAGCGGTGGTAGGCGATTTCAATGACATCGCGCGCGTCAAAGCGCGGCGGCACGCGGATGGCGGTGACGGTGTCGGAATGCCATTTCGGGGCCTTCGCCACCAGTTTCAGGCCCCAGGCGTCCACCGCGCGGCGCACGCCCTCGGCGAGGCGGTGGTGGCGCTTGAAGATGTTCTCCAGCCCTTCCTCCTCAAGCAGGATTTGCAGCGACCGTTTCAGGCCGTGCAGCAGCGGGATGGACGGCGTGTACGGAAAGAAGCCGTCCTTGTTGGCGTTGATGTGGTCCTGGATGTCGAGAAAACACCGCGCGCATTTGGCGGTGTTTCGGGCGCGCAGCGCGCGGCGGCTGAAACAGACGATGGCCATGCCCGCCGGCAGCATGAAGCCCTTTTGCGAGCCGCTGACGGCGACATCCACTTCCCATTCGTCCATGCGGAAATCAATGCTGGCGATGGAACTGACGCCGTCCACATAGAGCATCGCCGGGTGGCCGGCGGCGTTCATCGCGCGGCGCAGGCCGGCGATGTCGCTGGTGACGCCGGTGGCGGTCTCGTTGTGGCACACCATGACGGCCTTGATCTCGTGCTTGTGGTCGCGTTCAAGGCGGCGTTTGAAACGCTCGACCGGCACGCCTTCGCCCCACGGCACATCAATCGTCTCGACATCAAGGCCGATGCGAACCGCGAGATCCCACCACAGATGGCTGAACTGGCCGAAGCGCGATGTCAGCACCTTGTCGCCCGGCGACAGCGTGTTGCTGAGCGCGACTTCCCAGCCCGCGGTGCCGGTGGCCGGAAACAGGAAAGTGCGCCCGCTGCCGGTCTTGAAAACGCGGTTGACATCCTTCAGCATCGGTTTCGTCAGTTTGGCGAAATCGGGCCGGCGGTGGTCTTCCTGCGGAATGTTCATCGCGTTCTGAATCGAGACCGGAATGTTGGTCGGGCCCGGCACGAACAGGAAATTGCGTCCTGGCATGGTGGTTTGGTCCTCTGTTGTTGTGACTTGTCGTCGTTGGTTGTGGAATTGAAGCCCGGCTGTCGCGCCCGCCAAAGGCCGCTGCGGGGGCGCAATTATGCCCCAACAACGGGGTGATGCCAAGCCCCCCCTGATGGGGTGCCCCCGGTGCGGGCGTTGCCGCCGGTCAGCGGCGCACGCCCAGCACGATGCCCTTGGCGGCCAGCATCTCCAGTGTTTGCTGGCCGCCTTGCAGCGCCTTTTCGGTGTCGGCGACCTTCAGGTCGGCGACGACGCGGCGGATTTGTTCGGCGCCGCTGACATCGCCGCCGTCGGTGATTTTCTCCAGCAGCAGCGCGCTCGGCAGGTTCAGTTCCATGAAGCGGACGCGGTCGTCGTCAGCGCGCCACACCACCAGCCAGGTCGGCGTCTTGCCCGGTTCGCGCGGCGTGAAGTGCGGGCCGATGCGGTGCACCGGCCATTCGTAGGCGTGCTGCCACGCCAGCGGCGACGCCACCGGCACGCCGGCCAGCAGGTCGCCGTCGCGGTCAATGGCGCTGTGGTCGGCGGCGTCGTCGGCGCGCGCCAGCGCCAGTTCCAGCCATTCATAATGCGCCAGTTCCAGCAGGAACGGCGGGTCGCAGGGGCGCGCCTCGTGTTCGTTTTCCAGGTAATCAATGAATTCGCGCGAGATTTCGGCGAAGTACGGCGAGTGGCAGCGGTGGCGCGCGTAGAAACGCCGCGCCAGTTCGCGCCAGTCGTCCTTGCGGTAGAGCGTTTTCAGCACCGGGAAGGCGTCGGTCAGAAAGCCCTCCATATTGCGGATGAACAGGCCGCGATAGACTTCAAGACGCCGCTCTTCAAGCCCCGGCGGCGGCGGTTTGGACGGGTCGCGCAGATGCGCGGCAAACTGGCGCTGAATGGCGCGGAAGTTGCCCGGCGGTGTTTCGGGTGGCGTTTTTTCAGGCAATGTTTCAGGCGGTGTTTCGGGCGGCCCTTGCAGGCGTGTTTCAGACGGCGTTTCAGGCGTGTTTCAGCCGCGTTGTTTCAGGCATGTTTCAGGCGGCATCCGGCACCGGGTGCTGGTCTTGCAGTGCGCGGATGCGGTTCACCTCGTCCAGCAGGCGCGGCAGCGGCGGGAAATTGAAGTCGCGCTCCAGCAGCGTCGGCACCGCGCCGAACAGCGAGTAGGCTTTTTCAAGCAGGCGCCAGACCGGGGCGATGACATCGGCGCCGTGCGTGTCCACAATCAGGTCGTCGGCTTCGTTGTAATGGCCGGCGATGTGGCACCAGGCGATGCGCTGCGCCGGCAGTTTTTCAAGGTAGTCTTCGGCGTTGAAGTGGAAGTTGACCGAATTGACATAGACATTGTTGACATCCAGCAGCAGGTCGCAGTCGGCTTCCTCGAGCACGAGGCGGAGGAAGTCGGTTTCGTCCATCTCGCGGCCCGGCGCGAGGTAGGCCGACACATTCTCGACGGCGATGCGCTGGCCGAGAAAGTCCTGCACATCGCGGATGCGCGCGGCGACATGGCGCGCGGCCTCTTCGGTGAACGGAACCGGCATCAGGTCGTAGAGGTGCGCCTCGTCGGCGCAGTAGCTCAGGTGCTCGCTGTAACGGCGGATGCGGTGCTCGCGCAGGAAGCCGCGGATGTCGGCCAGCAGTTTCATGTCGAGCGGCGCCGGGCCGCCGAGCGACAGCGACAGGCCGTGACAGACGAACGGCCAGCGCTCGGTGAAGCGGCGAAAACGCCGTCCCGACGCGCCGCCGACGCCGATCCAGTTCTCCGGCGCGGTCTCCATGAACGACACCTGCGAAGGCCGCGCGGCCTCGAGTTCGTCCATCAGGCCGCGCCGCAGGCCGAGGCCGGCGCCGGCGACCGGGTAACTGCCGGCGGCGTGCGTCACCGCCGGTCGCGCCCGGCGATGATGTGGTCAATGCTGAATTTTCCGGCGCCGCTGAGCAGCAGCGGAACCAGCATCACCATGAAAATCAGCGGCAGTTTGTAGCCGTTGTCGCAGACATTGTAGCCGCTGCCGGCGTGCACGCTGGCCCACGCCACCGCGTCGAGTATGATCAGGGCGGCGGCCCAGAAGCGCGTGCCGAGACCGAGCGCCAGTCCGAGCGCGCCGATGATCTCGACCCAGGTCGCAAGAAACCAGCTGACGGCGACCGGCAGCACATTGAACGGAAACGGAAAGTCGTCGGCGATGTTGGCGAACCAGTTCTCGCCCTGCAACTTGGCGAGGCCGGCCTCGTAGAATTCCCACGCCAGCAGCAGGCGCAGCCCCAGCAGCGACAGCCAGGCGCCGATGGAGGACAGGCCGCGGTTCAGCGAGCAGATTGTGCTTTGAAGGCTCATCGGAGGCTGCTCCGGGGGCCGGGTTGGGGGTGGGGTGTGGAAGTCATGGTGGGTCTCCTTTATGTAGGTTGGCCTGACGCTGGTGGGGGTTATTATAACCCCCTCCCTCTCTGTTGCCCGCCGCGCCCGCAAAGCAGATATAATCGGCGATACGCCAACCCGCAACCCACCTGGAAGGATTATTTATTATGAGACCACAATCCCGTCATCAGACCCTTCACCAACCCATCTATCAACACTTCGTTGCCTTCGGCCTGGCCGCGGTGATGCTGTTCGGCTGCTCCGCGACGCAGGAGGTCGGCATGGAGGAACCGCAAACCGGGACGCCGGGCGCCGGTGACGGCGCGGGCGGGACGCAGACCGCGCGCTATCCGGAGAGCGCCGCGGCCACCGCCGAACAGTTGTACGGCGCCGAGCCGGGCACGACCAGCGAGGCGTACCGGCAAGCGATGGAGCGCAACGAGGCGCTGCGTTACAACATCATTTATTTTGAATACAACTCGTCGGTCGTCAACGACGACGGGCGCGATGCGCTGTCGCACCACGCCGCCTTCATGCAGGACAACCCCGGCGTCACGCTGCGCCTTGAGGGCCACGCCGACGAACGCGGCAGCGCGGGCTACAACCTGGCCCTCGGCGAACAGCGCGCGAAGTCGGTGCGCAGCATTTTGCAGGCGGGCGGCGTCGAGGCGGTGCGCATCTCGGTCATCAGTTACGGCGAGGAACGCCCCGCCGTTGACGGCTACACCGAAGACGCCTACAGCCGCAACCGCCGCGCCGAGTTAATCTACCAATGAGGGCCGCCGCCCGCCGGTAGCGGCGAGCGGCTACTGTGGCGGCAAACGGTTGCTGTGGCGCTGCCAAAAACCGGCCATCTGTCGCTGCCGGCAGCGGGACGCCAGGATGCCGGGACGTCAAGGAAGAAACGCGGCAGCCGCCCGCCGCTACCGGCGGGTGGCGGGTGGTCTTCTCTTCAGGTTCCACTTGCAGTCCATTTCCCACCAGTGCTCCGGCACCTCGTTGAACTGGCCGTCCTTGAGTATGCCCCAGCCCTTCGCCGCCAGCGTGTAGTTCGCGGACAGCAGCCGGTTGAACGCGGCTTCATGGTTGTCCGGCAGGTCGCTGTAGCAATTCCGGTATTTGTCTTTTGTCACCTCGCACGAGATGCTGCCGATTCTGCCGCGCCGGATGAGCGGTTCCAGGGTTTTCAGCACCTCAAGATCCATTCCCTGTATGTCGCTGATGTAATCGTCAATGTAGTCAACGCCTTGTTGTTCAAGGAAACGGCACAGGTTCACGCACGGCACCCGGATTGTCTTGACGATGCGGATTTCATCGTTGAAATTTTCGTCGAGGCGGCCGATTGAAGAGGAGGCGCCGCCATCGTTGCTGGTGATGTTGAATTCAATCTCGCCGTCGCGGTCGGCGGCGGCGAGATTGAAAAGGCGGACATTCGGGCATGACCGGTATTCCTCCTGAAGTTCCGCGAACAATTCCGGGTTGGCCTCGAACCCGTAGCACACCCGGTACCTGTGGAACAGCGGCCTGAACGAACGCCCCGTGTGCAGGCCCACATAAACCAGGACATCTTTTCTTCTTTTCGCCAGATTGCGGGTGAAATCCATTGCCTGCTTCAGCATTCTTTTGCCGTTCGGCTTTTTGCCCGCGAGCAGCCCGCGCAGATGGAACAGCAGGAAGCCGGCGATGGGAGGGCGGCGGGATTTCATTTCTTCGGAGGCGCGCCGGTCTGTTGCCGCGGGTTAAGGCGCTCTTTCAGTTTCTTCGGCACCGGCGCGTGCGCCGGACGCGCATAGCACGGCAGGCCGTTTTTGTAGGGCGGGTAGTCTTCGCCTTCAATCAGCGGGCGCAGGTAGGTTTTGCAGGCGTCGGTGATGCCGAAGCCGTCTTCGCTGATGTAGTCGCGCGGCAGTTTCTTTTCGCGGTTGGCGACATCCGCCAGCGGCGCGCTGCCGGTGCGCCAGCGGTAGGGGTTGTCGGATTCGCGCACGATGGTCGCCATGACGGCGTCCTGGCCGGCAAGCGCCATCTCAATGGCGGCCTCGCCGAGCGCGCGCGCCTGCTCGACATCGGTGCGCGAGGCGATGTGGCGCGCCGAGCGTTGCAGGTAGTCGGCCACCGCCCAGTGGTGTTTGTGGCCGAGTCGTTCGGTCATTAATTGCGCGATGCGCGGCGCGGCGCCGCCGAGTTGGGCGTGGCCGAATGCGTCGCGCGTGCCGGCCTCCGACAGAAAGCGCCCGCCGGCGTCGCGCACGCCCTCGGAGACGACGATAACGCAATGGCCGTGTTCGGCGACGCAGCGCCCGGCCTCGCGCACGACGCGCTCCTCGTCGAACGGAATCTCCGGGAACAGAATCAGGTGCGGGGCGTCGCCGTCGCGCTCGCGCGCAAGGCCGGCGGCGGCGGCGATCCATCCGGCGTGGCGCCCCATCACTTCCAGCACGAAGATCTTCGTCGAGGTCTTCGCCATTGAGGCGACATCAAGCGCCGCCTCGCGCGTCGAGACCGCGACATACTTCGCGGTCGTGCCGAAACCCGGGCAGCAGTCGGTCAGCGGCAGGTCGTTGTCCACCGTCTTCGGGATGCCGATGCAGGTCAGCGGGTAGTCGTAGGCGCGCCCGAGTTGCGAAATCTTGAGCGTCGTGTCCTGCGAGTCGCCGCCGCCGTTGTAGAAGAACCAGCCGATGTCGTGCGCGCGGAAGACATCCAGCAGGCGGCGGTATTCGGCCTCGTTTTCCTCGAGGCTTTTCATCTTGTAGCGGCAGGTGCCGAAGGCGCTCGCCGGCGTGTGCGCGAGCGCCGCGATGTCGTCGTCGCCGAGGGCGGCGGTGTCCATCAGGTCTTCGTCGAGCGCGCCGAGGATGCCGTTGTGCGCGGCATAGACGCCGCCGATGACATCACCGCGCCTGCGCGCCGCCGCAATCAGCCCGGCGGCGGTGGCGTTGATAACGGCGGTAACACCGCCCGACTGGGCGTAGAGGGCGTTGCGCCCCGTCGCCGGCCCCCTGGTTGGCTCCTTTCCCGCTGCGTTCATCGGCGCAATTATAATGGACAACCGCAATCCGCTATAATTCGCACGGCCCGCATTCATTGGGTTCGGGCCGGAAGAACTTTCTGATGAGAATCATCCTGTTGGGCGCGCCGGGCGTCGGCAAGGGCACGCAGGCGCGGCTGCTTTGCGAGCACCACCGGATTCCGCAAATCTCCACCGGCGACATGCTGCGCGAGGCGGTGCGCGCCGATGGCGCATTGGGGCGCCGCGCCGCGGGCTTCATGAACCGCGGCGAACTGGTGCCGGACGAGGTCATCGTCGGCCTGGTCAGCGAGCGCATCGCCGCCGGCGACTGCCGGCGCGGGTTTTTGTTCGACGGCTTTCCGCGCACGCTGGCGCAGGCGCGCGCGCTGGAATGGAAGCGCGTGGCGATTGACGCCGTCGTCGAGATTGTCGTGTCGGACGAGGAGATCATCCGCCGCCTCGGCGGGCGGCGCACGCACCCGGCATCGGGGCGCGCCTACCACATTGAATACCATCCGCCGAAGGTTGATGGCGTGGACGACCTGACCGGCGAGCCGCTGGTGCAGCGCGACGACGACCGGCCCGGCGTTATTGCGCGCCGCCTTGAGACCTACCACGAACAGACCGCGCCGCTGGTCGGTTATTACCGCGACATCGCCGACCAGGGGCGCTTGCGCTACCTGGCGGTGGACGGCGCCGGCGACATCCGGCAGGTGGGGCAACGGATTCTTGAACAGATTGCCTGAGCGCCGTCCGCCGGTGGCGGCGGGCGGCGTGTGCGAGACGGGGCGTGATGGGTTACCGGGTTCGCTTTGAAGGCCATGACACCGAGGCCGTCGTTGAGCACGGCGAGTCGGTGCTTGAGGCGGCGGTGCGCGCCGGTCTTGCGGTGGATTATGGTTGCAGCGGCGGCAACTGCGGCCTGTGCATCGCGCGCCTGATGGACGGCGAGGTGCGCCAGGTCAGCGACTGGGACTATGTCTTTGAGCGCGGCCAGCGCGATGGCCGCCATTTCCTGATGTGTTCGCACACCGCCGCCGCCGACCTGCGCCTGGAGGCGAGCATCGCCGGCGCCGCCGGCCAGATTCCGGTGCAGCGTTTTCGCGCGAAGGTCAGGCGGGTGGACGAGGCGTCGCCGCAAATCGCGGTGCTGCGCCTGCGCGTGTCGAGAAGCCACCGCCTGCGGTTTCTGGCCGGGCAGGAGGCGAGTTTGTCGCACCCGCGCTGCGGCGATGCGCGCCTGCCCATCGCCAGTTGCCCGTGCGACGCCGGCGAACTGGAGTTTCATCTGCGCGCGCGCGGCGGCGTGCGGGACGACGCCTTCGCCGCCTGTGTCGCGCAGCAATGCCAGAGCGGCGAATGGTTTGATGTGGAGGCGCCGCACGGCTCGTTTGTGTTCACCGGCAACATGGAAAGGCCGGTTGTGCTGCTGGCGTGGGACACCCACTTCGCCTTCGCGCGCAGTCTGCTGGAACACATTGTCGCGCAGGAGAGCGACTTGCCGATTCATTTGTACCGGTCGGGCGCCGATGAGCCGCCGTATTATCTCGACAACCTGTGCTGCGCGTGGCATGACGCGCTTGATCAACTGGAGTACACGGCGCTGCCGCCGTCCGCCGCCGGCGACGATGACGCGGCGGATTCGTGGGCCGAACGCATCGCCGCCGACCACGCCGATCTCGCCGAAAGTGATTACTACCTGTGCCTGCCGCCGCCGCAGGCGCAGCGCGCGGCGCAGGCGCTGGAACGCCGCGGCGCGCGGCCCGGACGCATCTTCCGGGCCGAATCATGAGCGCGCCATGACAACGCCGAAACCGCCGGTCGCAAAACGCCGCCCGCGCCACTGGACGCTGCACGGGCGGCGGATGACGGACGACTACGCCTGGCTGCGCGACGACAACTGGCGCGAGGCGATGAACGACATCGGAAAACTCGACGCCGGCATCCGCGCCCACCTTGAGGCCGAGAACGACTACACCGACGCCGTCATGCGCGACACCGAGGCGCTGCAAGCGCAACTGTTCGCCGAGATGAGAGGGCGCATCAAGGAGGACGACGACTCGGTGCCGGATCTTGACGGCGACTATGCGTATTACTTTCGCTACCGCGAGGGCGGGCAGTATCCGCTGCGCTGCCGCCACCCGGCGCGCGCGCCCGCCGCCGAGGAGGTGTTGCTGGACGGCGACGCCGAGGCCGCCGGCCTTGCGTATCACCATGTCCGCGGTTTCAGGCACAGCCCCGACCACCGCCGCATCGCCTGGTGCGCCGACGACGACGGCGCCGAGTTCTACACGCTGCGCGTGCGCGACATTGCAAGCGGCGCGTTGCTGGACGAGGCGATACCGCGCGTGCAGGGCGACATCGCGTGGGCCGCGGACGGCCTGCATCTGTTCTACACGGTGCTTGACGGGCACCACCGCCCGTACCAGGTTCGCCGCCACCGCCTCGGCGACCCGGTCGCGCGCGACGCGGTGATTTACGAGGAGACCGACCCCGGCTTTTTTATCGGCGTCTCGCGCACGCGCTCGGGGCGCTTGATCACAATCCACACCGGCGACCAGCGCACGACCGAGGCGTGGCTGATTCCGGCGCACGAGCCGCGCGCCGCGCCGCGCCTGGTGCAGGCGCGCGAGCGCGATGTGGAATACGCGGTGGACGAACGCGAGGGCCAACTGCTGATTGTCACCAACGCCGGCGGCGCCGAGGACTACAAACTGGCGGTCGCCGACCCGGCGCGCCCCGCGCGCGAGGCGTGGCGCGATTTGTACCTGCCGGGCGACGGCGTGCTGCTGGAGAATGCGGTCGCGTTCAGGCGCTGGATTGTGCGCCTTGAGCGCGAGGACGCGCTGCCGCGCCTCGTCGTCATGGAGATGGACGAACGCGGGCGCTGCGTCGGCGAGAACACAATCGCCTTTGACGAGGCGTGCTACGAACTGGCGCCGCTCGCGACCTTCGCCTACGACAGCGACATCCTGCGCTTCACCTACGCCTCGATGACGACGCCGTACCGCGTGTTTGACTACGACATGCGCCGGCGCACGCGCCGCCTTCGCAAGCAGCAGCCGGTGCCGAGCGGCCACGACCCGGCGGACTACGAGACGCGGCGGCTGTTCGCGCGCGCCGCCGACGGCGAGCGCGTGCCCATCAGCCTGCTGCGCCGCAAGACGACGCCGCTCGACGGCGGCGCGCCGCTGCTGCTCTACGGCTACGGCTCCTACGGTTCATCAATGCCGGCGTACTTTTCGGGCAACCGCTTGTCGCTGGTGGATCGCGGCTTTCTCTACGCCATCGCGCATGTGCGCGGCGGCATGGAGAAGGGCTACCGCTGGTACCGGGACGGCAGGATGGAGAACAAGCGCAACACCTTTCTTGACTTCATCGCCTGCGCCGAACACCTGGTGCGCGAGGGTTGCACGCGCCCGCAGCGGATGGCGGCGCACGGCGCCTCCGCCGGCGGCCTGCTGGTCGGCGCCGTCGTCAACATGCGCCCCGATTTGTTCGGCGCGGCCATCGCCGAGGTGCCGTTTGTGGACGCGCTGAACACGATGTGCGACGCCACGCTGCCGCTGACGCCGATTGAATGGCCGGAGTGGGGCAACCCCGTTGAGGACGCCGAAGCCTTCGAGCGCATCGCGTCGTGGTCGCCGTACGACAATGTCGCGCGCCGCGACTACCCGCACCTGTTTGTCAGCGCCGGTTTGAGCGACATGCGCGTGACCTGGTGGGAGCCGGCCAAATGGGTCGCGAAACTGCGCGCCTGCGACACCGGCGGCGGCCTGCTGCTGCTGAAGACCAACCTGTCCGCCGGGCACGGCGGCTCTTCCGGGCGCTTTGATTACCTGAAGGAAGTGGCGGAGAAGTACGCCTTTCTGCTGAAGGTGTTCGGCGCCGCCGGCGTCAAATCCTGAAGTCGGAGCCGAGGTACACCTCGCGCACCGTCTCGTCGGCGAGAATCTCCTCCGGCGTGCCGCGGGCGATGATGCGCCCGCGGTTGAAGATGTAGCCGCGGTCGCAGATTTTCAGCGTCTCCCGGACATTGTGGTCGGTGACGAGCAGGCCGATGCCGCGCCGTTTCAGTTGCAGCATCAGTTTCTGCACTTCGGCGACCGAGATCGGGTCAATGCCGGCGAACGGCTCGTCGAGCAGCATGAACGCCGGCCCGGTCGCCAGCAGCCGCGCGATTTCCACGCGGTGGCATTCGCCGCCGGACAGCGAGATGCCGGGCTGGCGGCGCACGCCGTGCAGTTGCAGTTCGTCGAGCAGTTGTTCGAGGCGGTGCTGCATCACATCCGGCGTCATCGCCGGGCAGGTTTCCAGCGCCGCGCGGATGTTGTCCTCGACGCTCATCCTGCGGAACACCGACGATTCCTGCGGCAGGTAGCCGATGCCGCGCGCGGCGCGCTCGTGCATCGGCAGCGACGAGATGTCGGCGCCGTTGAGTTCGGTGCGGCCGCTGTCGGCGCGTATCAGGCCGACGATCATGTGGAAGGTCGTGGTCTTGCCGGCGCCGTTGGGGCCGAGCAGGCCGACGATCTCGCTGCCCGCAAGCCGCAGCGACACCGACTCCACCGCCTGGTGCGCGCCATAGCGTTTGCTGAGGCCGGTCGCCTCGAGGAAATGGCCTTTTTTCGGCAAGGGCGGCAAGGGCGGCAAGGGCGGCAAGGGCGGCAAGGGCGGCAAGGGCGGGGGCGCCGCCGGCGTCAGCGCGGTTCCTTTTTGTCGGGGCGCAGCGTCAGCCGGACGCGGTTTTTGTCCTTGGTGGCCTTGACGATTTTTTTGCGCGCGTCATAGACGATGTGGTCGCCCGACAGCGCCTTCCAGCCGTCGGCGATGCGCGCCTTGCCGCGCAGGTCCATGATGCCCTCGTCGGCGCGGTATTCAATCCGCAGCGCCTCGGCGCGCAGCGTCTGGCCGTCGCGGCGGCGCACCAGGCGGCTCGGGCCGGCGGTGGCGACGAGTTTGGAGATGGCGCCGTCCTTTGTGAAGACCTCAACGGTGTCGCCTTTCAGCGTGATTTCACCCTGGACAATCTTGACATTGCCGCGATAGACGCTGATGCCGGTTTCCTCGTTATAGACGACGCTGTCGGCCTCCAGTTCAAGCGGCTCGCCGCTTTGCTGCGCGGCGGCGGCGGCGGCGAGCGTTGCGGCCAGCAGCAGCGCCGCAAGGCGCGTGATTTCAGGGCGCATGGGTGACGCGGACATTGGCCAGCAGGCGAATCTCGCCGGTGCCGAGGTCGGCGGACATGCCGTCGCCCTGCGTCAGCGTGGCGCCGCGGCGCAGCACCGCGCGTTCGCCGGTGTGCGCGACCTTGCGTTCGGTTTCAACGGTGACATCGCGGGTGTCGAGCGTTTCCGCCGCGCGCGCGCCGTGGCGCGGGCGTTCGACGACGACGGCGCCGGTCAGGTGGATGACGCCGTTTTTGCCGATGCGCCCGGTGTCGGCGGACAGCCGCAGGCCGGGGCCGGGCTGCGAATGGTACTCAAGGCGCGGGCGCTCAAGGTGGAAGTCCGGCGCGTGCGGCGCGTGGCGCAGGTGCGGGCTGCTGAGCCGGTAGAGCAGTTCGCCGCCGCCGCCGTAGGCGTTGATGACGGCCTCGTGGAAGCGGTTTTCGGTCTCGCCCGCCGCCGCCCGCTGCGCGGCCACCGACGGCATCGCCGCCAGCGCCGCGCCGAGCGCGGCCAGCGCGCCGAGGTAGAGCGCGAACAGCGCGTGGCTGCGTATCGTGTGCAAAGTCATCGGGTGGTGCGTCGGTGTCCCTTGTTCAGGCGGCGTATTTTACACCATGGCCTGGCAGTGCTCC
The window above is part of the Gammaproteobacteria bacterium genome. Proteins encoded here:
- a CDS encoding CoA ester lyase, with the translated sequence MSHTRFEPARERLQRSELAVPGSNPRMIEKALACDADYVFLDLEDAVAPDDKLQARKNIIEALNSLDWKNAGKTVSVRINGLDTHYMYRDVVDVVEQAGQHLDTILVPKVGVPDDLYTVDVMVSQIEEAKGIGHRIGLEALIETALGMANVERIAASPCTRLEALHFGVADYAASNRARTVNIGGLNPDYPGDQWHAAITRMTVACRAFGLRPIDGPFGDFNDAEGYTLAARRAAALGIEGKWAIHPSQIALANEVFSPPEAEVNKARRILEELEKAAAEGRGAASLDGKMIDAASARMAENVVKMARVIEARQG
- a CDS encoding aminotransferase class V-fold PLP-dependent enzyme; amino-acid sequence: MPGRNFLFVPGPTNIPVSIQNAMNIPQEDHRRPDFAKLTKPMLKDVNRVFKTGSGRTFLFPATGTAGWEVALSNTLSPGDKVLTSRFGQFSHLWWDLAVRIGLDVETIDVPWGEGVPVERFKRRLERDHKHEIKAVMVCHNETATGVTSDIAGLRRAMNAAGHPAMLYVDGVSSIASIDFRMDEWEVDVAVSGSQKGFMLPAGMAIVCFSRRALRARNTAKCARCFLDIQDHINANKDGFFPYTPSIPLLHGLKRSLQILLEEEGLENIFKRHHRLAEGVRRAVDAWGLKLVAKAPKWHSDTVTAIRVPPRFDARDVIEIAYHRYNLSLGAGLSVLAGKAFRIGHLGDHNETSVLAALATAEMAMRDAGLRIEPGAGVGAALEYYRRTAPPLKAKLSSAKAAPAPKKGRRKASKSAIVRR
- a CDS encoding putative DNA-binding domain-containing protein, yielding MPEKTPPETPPGNFRAIQRQFAAHLRDPSKPPPPGLEERRLEVYRGLFIRNMEGFLTDAFPVLKTLYRKDDWRELARRFYARHRCHSPYFAEISREFIDYLENEHEARPCDPPFLLELAHYEWLELALARADDAADHSAIDRDGDLLAGVPVASPLAWQHAYEWPVHRIGPHFTPREPGKTPTWLVVWRADDDRVRFMELNLPSALLLEKITDGGDVSGAEQIRRVVADLKVADTEKALQGGQQTLEMLAAKGIVLGVRR
- a CDS encoding DUF692 domain-containing protein, giving the protein MTHAAGSYPVAGAGLGLRRGLMDELEAARPSQVSFMETAPENWIGVGGASGRRFRRFTERWPFVCHGLSLSLGGPAPLDMKLLADIRGFLREHRIRRYSEHLSYCADEAHLYDLMPVPFTEEAARHVAARIRDVQDFLGQRIAVENVSAYLAPGREMDETDFLRLVLEEADCDLLLDVNNVYVNSVNFHFNAEDYLEKLPAQRIAWCHIAGHYNEADDLIVDTHGADVIAPVWRLLEKAYSLFGAVPTLLERDFNFPPLPRLLDEVNRIRALQDQHPVPDAA
- a CDS encoding DoxX family protein, producing MSLQSTICSLNRGLSSIGAWLSLLGLRLLLAWEFYEAGLAKLQGENWFANIADDFPFPFNVLPVAVSWFLATWVEIIGALGLALGLGTRFWAAALIILDAVAWASVHAGSGYNVCDNGYKLPLIFMVMLVPLLLSGAGKFSIDHIIAGRDRR
- a CDS encoding OmpA family protein: MRPQSRHQTLHQPIYQHFVAFGLAAVMLFGCSATQEVGMEEPQTGTPGAGDGAGGTQTARYPESAAATAEQLYGAEPGTTSEAYRQAMERNEALRYNIIYFEYNSSVVNDDGRDALSHHAAFMQDNPGVTLRLEGHADERGSAGYNLALGEQRAKSVRSILQAGGVEAVRISVISYGEERPAVDGYTEDAYSRNRRAELIYQ
- a CDS encoding FkbM family methyltransferase, with the protein product MKSRRPPIAGFLLFHLRGLLAGKKPNGKRMLKQAMDFTRNLAKRRKDVLVYVGLHTGRSFRPLFHRYRVCYGFEANPELFAELQEEYRSCPNVRLFNLAAADRDGEIEFNITSNDGGASSSIGRLDENFNDEIRIVKTIRVPCVNLCRFLEQQGVDYIDDYISDIQGMDLEVLKTLEPLIRRGRIGSISCEVTKDKYRNCYSDLPDNHEAAFNRLLSANYTLAAKGWGILKDGQFNEVPEHWWEMDCKWNLKRRPPATRR
- a CDS encoding 6-phosphofructokinase encodes the protein MNAAGKEPTRGPATGRNALYAQSGGVTAVINATAAGLIAAARRRGDVIGGVYAAHNGILGALDEDLMDTAALGDDDIAALAHTPASAFGTCRYKMKSLEENEAEYRRLLDVFRAHDIGWFFYNGGGDSQDTTLKISQLGRAYDYPLTCIGIPKTVDNDLPLTDCCPGFGTTAKYVAVSTREAALDVASMAKTSTKIFVLEVMGRHAGWIAAAAGLARERDGDAPHLILFPEIPFDEERVVREAGRCVAEHGHCVIVVSEGVRDAGGRFLSEAGTRDAFGHAQLGGAAPRIAQLMTERLGHKHHWAVADYLQRSARHIASRTDVEQARALGEAAIEMALAGQDAVMATIVRESDNPYRWRTGSAPLADVANREKKLPRDYISEDGFGITDACKTYLRPLIEGEDYPPYKNGLPCYARPAHAPVPKKLKERLNPRQQTGAPPKK